AGCGGCCGCCTTCTCCTGGCCCTCCTCTTGGGCGTCTTCATGGGCGCCTTGGACAACGCCATCCTGGCTCCCGCTCTCCCTGCCATCGCCGAGGACTTGGGCACGGGCGTGGACCGGGTAACCCTAGCCTTCTCCATCTACTCTGTCTTCTACGCTGTGGCCGTTCCCATCCTGGGACGGCTTTCCGATCTTTGGGGCTATGGGCGCATCTACGGCACTTCCATGGCCCTCTTCGCCGGGGGCAGCGCCCTGGCGGCCCTATCCTCCAGCCTGGAAACCCTCGTCCTGGCCCGGGTGATCCAGGCGGTGGGAGCGGGGGGACTCTTCCCCGTAGCCCAGGCCATCGTGGGGGCCACGGTGGGCCAGGAAAAGCGGGGAGCTTACCTGGGCCAGATCCTGGGGGTCTTCGCCCTGGGGAACGTGCTGGGCCCCAACCTGGGCGGTTTCATCGTGGAGCGGGCCTCCTGGCACTGGGTCTTTTGGATCAACGTGCCCATAGGTCTGATCGGGGTCCTCCTCCTCTTGGGCTCCCCCTTGCCCAAATCCCAGGGAAAGGCCCTTTTGGACCTGGTAGGAGGAGTTCTGGTGGCCCTCACCTTCGGAAGCCTGGTGATGGGCATCCAAGGGCTGGAGCGGCTCACGGAGCTGGGCTTTTTCTCTCCCAGGATCGGGGGGCTTTTCCTCCTCTCCGGAGTGTCCGCTCTCCTCCTTATCCTCTACGAGTCCCGCCACCCAGCTCCCCTTCTGGACGTGCGCCTGGCCCTCTCCCCACCCTTCTTGCCCCTCTGGCTGGTGTCCACTTTGGTGGGCTACGCCCTTCTCGGCGGCATCGTCTTCGCTCCCCTGTACGCCCAGGTAGCCTTCTTCCTCTCCCCCTTCGCCTCAGGGGCCATCCTGAACGCCCTGGCCTTGGCCCTGGGCGGGATGAGCGGCTTCGCCGGAGCCATGGTGGGCCGCGTGGGCGGGAAGCGCCTCGTGGTCCTGGGCATGGCCCTCACAGCTTTGGGCCTCTTCCTCATGGCCTACCTGGCGAGCACCCTCCCTCTCCTTCTCCTGGGGCTCTTCCTTCTAGGAACGGGGCTTGGCTTGGTCCAGGGGCCTCTATCCTACCTGGCCTTGGGCCTCGCTCCCGAGGGGAGCCAGGGCCAGGTGTCCAGCCTGGTCTCCCTTACCCGGAGCCTGGGGGCTGCGGCCGGCATAACGGTCTCCGGGGTGCTCCTCTCCAGGAAAAGCCAGGAGCTAGCAAGCCTCACCGCTGGAGGGCCTGTGGGCTTCTCGGGAGGAACGGGCAACCTGGCCGAGGCCCCCGCCTTCGTCCAGACCCTTCTGCAGAACACCCTGGGGGCCGGGGTGCTGGACGGGTGGCGCCTGGCCTTCTTCGCTGCCCTTATGGGCTTCCTAGCCTCTTTCCTCCTACGGGAAGCTCCTAGAACCCCTGCCTCCGCAGATACTCCCAAACCTCCCCAGCCGTCCGCCCCTCCCGCTCCGTGAGGAGGTCCAGGTGGGTGAGGCCGGGGAGGATGCGGACCTCGGCGGGGGTTCCGGGAAAGGCCTCCTCCAGGCGGAAGCCCCGGGCCTCGGGGATAAGCCCCCTCCCCGCCCCCAGGGCCAGGACCGGGTAGGGCAGGGGCCTGGGCCTCAGGTCCGGAAGGGCGTAGGGGTGGCCGGCGATCTCCAGGAGGAGCCGGTAGGGGAAGTACCACTCGGAAAAGCCCGTCTCGGGCCGGGCGAAGGCCCGGAGGAAGGCCCTTGGGTCCGTGGCCTCCCTGGTGTCCCGCCAGCGGATGAGCCCGTCCCTGGGCCCCCGGACGGTGAGGACGAGCTGCCCCTGGAGGAGGCCCAGGAGGCTTAGGCCCTCCCGGGCCCAGGCCCGGCCCACGCTCACGCTAAAGACGGGGAAGAGGCTGTAGTGGTCGTCCACCCGGAGGAGGGCCCGGGCCTCCCGGGTGGCCCGGTAGGGGCCGAAAGGGACGGGCTCCTCGGGGCGGCGGGCAGCGAGGTAGGCCTCGGCCTCCGCCAGGGCCAGGTCCTTGGGGGTGAGGAAGCCCCCGAAAACGGGGCTCGCCTCCCCGGAGAGGAGGGCCCTGAGGCCAGGAAGGCGGCCAAAGGGGGTGTCCTGCCCCTCCAGGAAGGCCTCCCGGGAGACCTGGACCACCCCTAGGCTCCCGTCCAGGAGGACGAGGCCCCCAAGCTTCTCCCCGTGGAGCCAGGCGTAAAGCGTGGCCAGGGAGGCCCCAAGGGAGTGGCCCAGGAGGACCACCGGGCCCCGCTTCCTGGCCTCTTCCACCGCCAGGTCCAGGTCCCTTAGGTGCACCTCCAGGCCCCAGGCCCTTAGGGGGCTCAGGTCGGGCTCCTCCAGGGCCTGGTAGTAGGCCAAGGGGTCTTCCTTGAGAAAGCCCCGGCGGTCCTCGAGGCCGTTGGCCCGCCGGTCCCAGGCCCAGACCTCGAGGGAAGGATCCAAGGCCTTCAGATGCTCGGCCAGGAGGACGAAGTTGCCGGCCCCACCAAGGAGCCCGGGCACAAAGAGGAGAACCGCCCTGGGTCTTTCCGCTGAGTAGACCAGGGCGTAGCTCCGGTCCAGAGGGGCAAAACCCGTGTCCGCCCCGGGAAGGGCCCGGTACTCCTGGGCCAGGGCCGAGGCCAAAAGCAGCAATAAAGCCAAGGGGCGCATGGTCCCAGGCTGAAGGCGAGGCCCCCCCAGGACTAGGGCCTACCCCACAAGCCCCTCCAAGGCCCCGGCCCCCAGGCTCCTGGCCCTTTCCAGAACCCGCATCCGGCCGGCGAACTGGCCCATGGCGTAGGCCAGGAACTCTTCCGCAGAAACCTCCAGGGGCATCCCCTCGGTGTAGGCGGCGAAGAGCTCCTGCACCACCCCCAAAGCCTCCGGCAAAAGGAGGTTCAGCCGGGCCTCCACCGCAGGCCAAAGCCCCGGGTCCTCCCCCAGGTGGCGGGCGATGAGGAAAAGGCCGTAGGCCATGTGCCGGCTCTCGTCCCGTTGGATATGGGCCACCCCTTCCAGGGTGGCCGGGAGGTCCAGCCCCTGCGCCCGGAGGCGGTCCACCGCCCGGAAAAAGCCCTGGTAGCCCGTCTCCGCTAGCACCCCCTCCACCACCACGTTGTAGGTGAGGGCTGCCTCCACCTGGGCCTTAGGACTCCTGTCCACCTCCAGGCGGCCCATGGCCTCAGGGAGGAGCTCATGGAAGATGCGGCGGTAGTGGGGCCCGTGGTAGTGGGCAAGCCCCCCCTTGGCCCCCGCCACCTCCTCCAGGAAGCGGGCGAAGAACTCCACGTGCTTAGCCTCCTCCAGGAGGAAGGTGGTGAGGTACATCTCCTCCTCTAGCCTCCCCTCCCCGGCCACCGCCCGCACCAGGGGGAGGAGGTCCAGTGTCACCGCCTCCTCCCCGCCCAGGAAGAGGCTGGTCAGCCTTAGGAGAAGGTCCTGGGCCCGGGGGTCCAAGGCCTGGAAGGCCTCCCGGTCGCGGGTGAAGTCCAGGGCAGCCGGGTCCCAGAAAAGGCGCTTGGCCTTGTGGTAGAGCCTCATGGGAAACCCCGCTTCCAGGCCCCGCTCGACGCTTCTAAAACCCGTGCGCATTCCGCCCCCCTTTCCCCCTCATCCTACCTCGGCCAGGATGAGGCCAAGCTGCCCGTACCGCTCTAGCCGGGCCCGGAAACCCACCCCCTCCAAGAGGGCCTGGATCTCCCCCTCCCCAGGCCGCCATAGGCCTAGGCTAGGCCCAGGCCCCAAGAGGAGGAGGCCAAAAAGCCTCCCTCCTGGCCGCAGGACCCGCTTGGCCTCGGAGGCCGCCCTACGGGGGTCCTGGAACTCGTTCCAGGTGGGTCCGATCGCCAGGCCGCCAAAGGCTCCGTCACGGAAGGGAAGCTTCTCCCCGTGCCCAAGGAGGTAGGCCCCGGGCCGCTTCCTCCTGGCCACCCGCAGGAAGGCGGGGGAAGGGTCCAGTCCCAGGGCCTTCTCCCCCAGGGCCTCCCGATAAATCCCCGTCCCCGTGCCCACGTCCAGGAAGGGGGGTCCGGCGGGGAGGAGCCAGGCGCGAAGGCGCGCAAGTTCTTCGGCCAGGGTGAGCCGGCCCCCGGATAGGAGGGCCGTGGAGCGCACCCGCCAGAGGTCGTAGAGCCAGGCCACGGGGGGAAGGGCATTGACCAGGCGCAGGTGGGGCCTTTCCCAGTGGGCCCTCAGGTCCAGAAAGCCCCCGCGCCAGGGGTAGCGCGCAGGGCAACGGGGGCAAAGGGTCCCTTCCCCCAAAAAAGGCCCCTCCCCGCAGCGAGGGCAGGCGAGGAGGGGAAGAAAAGGGGCAAGGCTACTGGGTGCCACCCAAGACGGTAGCGTCCACCACGGTCACCACGGAGAGCGTGCCCGCACCGAGGCTTCCCACGGCAAAGACCGTGTAGATCTTGCCGCTTTCCAGGTTCACCCCGGGAAGGGAGAGGGCCACGGTGGTAGTCCCCGCTGCCCGGACCTCGAGGTCATAGCTCCCCGCGGGCACGGAGAGGTAGGTGCTGGCCCGGGGGAAGGGAAGGTTGGCAAAAAGGACCGGTCCTCCCCTCACGGCCACGTCCACGGCAGGGGCATCGGGGGAGGTGTGGACCACGCGGACGCGGGCAAAGCCAGCCCGGGGGAAGAAGCCCGCCAGGGTGTCCGTGTAGACCTGGGGTCGGATGTTGGCCAGGAAACCGGTGGCGGCCACCGTGTAGTAGACCCCTTCGCGGAGGTCTAGCTCGGCGTCTATGACCACCGGGGCGTCCTGCCCTGCGGGCACCACCTGGACCCGCACCCTGGTTGCAGGGAGAGAGATGTAGGGCGTCACCTGCTTGAAGGCGAGGCCCGTGATGGCCCGCTGCCCGTTCACCAGGACATCCACCGCCGGGGCGTCGGGGGAGAGGTGGGCCACGCGCACCATGGCCCCCTGGGCTAGGGCCATCGCTCCCATCGCCAACACAGCAAGAAGCGCCAAAACCTTCTTCATCGCATACCTCCTTTGGACCCTATCGGTCCAGATAAAATTATAGCGGATGGAAATTATACAAAACATGGGCCTGGGCCACAAAGCTTCCTCTAACCCGCTCAGGAAGACCCTGGGCCAAGGGGAAGCGCCTCTTCGCCTCACCCCCTGCGAGACCTAAAGCCGGGCCCAAAGGAGGCGGAGGCTGTTCAGGGTCACCAGAAGGAGCGCGCCGTTGTCCGCCAGGACCGCCGCCCAAAGCCCCGTCAGGCCGTTAAGGGTGGTGAGCAGGACCAAAAGCTTCAGGCCCAAGGCCAGAGCGATGTTCTGCGCCACCGCCCTGCGCACCAGGCGGCTCAGGCGGATACCCCGGGGAAGGGCCTTGAGGCCCAAGATCCCGGCGTCTGCGGCCTTCAAGGCCACCTCGGTACCCCCTAGGACCGCCAGGCCCACCGTGGCCCGGGCCAAAGCGGGGGCGTCGTTGACCCCATCCCCCACCATGGCCACACCCCCCTTCCGGTCCAAGGCCGCCACCAGCTCCAGCTTGGCCTCGGGGGTAAGGCGGGCCTTCACCTCCCAAGGGGAAAGGCCCAAGAGGGGAAAGGCCCAAGGCCTGCCCCAGGACTAGGGCAGGGGCCTCGGCGTCCCCGGTAAGGAGGAGGGGCTTCAGACCAAGGGACCGCACCTCCTCTAGGACCTCCCTGGCCTCGGGCCTGGGGAGGTCGGCGAAGGCCAGGAGGGCCAGGGGCTTTCCCCCCTGGATCAGCAGGGTCAAAGCCTTCCCCTCGGCCTCCAGGACCGCCACCCGGGCCGCCAGCTCCTGAGGTGAGTTCAGGGGCGAGGGGCGCACAACCGCCACCTCCTCCCCCCCCACCTGGGCAAAGGCCCCCACAGCCGGAACCACCCGGTGCTCCCGGGCCTCGGGGAGAAGGAGCCCCTGGGCCCTTTCCCGCACCGCCCGGGCCAGAGGGTGGCTGGCCCCAGCCTCCACCGCCGCCGCCAGGGCCAGGGCCTCGGTCTCGGAGACCCCAAGAGGCTCCACCCGCACCAGCCTAGGCTCCCCCAGGGTGAGGGTCCCCGTCTTGTCCAAGGCCAGGTGGCGCACCCCGCCAAGCCGCTCCAGGGACCCCCCGCCCTTGAAGAGGAGGCCCAGTCTGGCCCCCCGGGCCACCCCTGCGGCCACGGCGGCGGGTACCGAGACCACCAGGGCGCAGGGGCAGGCGATGAGGAGGAGGGTCAGGGCCTGATAGAGGTGGCGGGGGAAGTCCCCGAGGAATAGGGGCAGGACCCCACCCCAAAAGAGGGCGAGGAGGAGGATGGCGGGGGTGTAGCGGCGGCTGAAGGCATCCACCAGCCTCTCCATCCGGGACTTGCGCAAGAGGGCCTCCTCGGTGAGGC
The genomic region above belongs to Thermus sediminis and contains:
- a CDS encoding MFS transporter, with protein sequence MSGRLLLALLLGVFMGALDNAILAPALPAIAEDLGTGVDRVTLAFSIYSVFYAVAVPILGRLSDLWGYGRIYGTSMALFAGGSALAALSSSLETLVLARVIQAVGAGGLFPVAQAIVGATVGQEKRGAYLGQILGVFALGNVLGPNLGGFIVERASWHWVFWINVPIGLIGVLLLLGSPLPKSQGKALLDLVGGVLVALTFGSLVMGIQGLERLTELGFFSPRIGGLFLLSGVSALLLILYESRHPAPLLDVRLALSPPFLPLWLVSTLVGYALLGGIVFAPLYAQVAFFLSPFASGAILNALALALGGMSGFAGAMVGRVGGKRLVVLGMALTALGLFLMAYLASTLPLLLLGLFLLGTGLGLVQGPLSYLALGLAPEGSQGQVSSLVSLTRSLGAAAGITVSGVLLSRKSQELASLTAGGPVGFSGGTGNLAEAPAFVQTLLQNTLGAGVLDGWRLAFFAALMGFLASFLLREAPRTPASADTPKPPQPSAPPAP
- a CDS encoding alpha/beta hydrolase, with protein sequence MRPLALLLLLASALAQEYRALPGADTGFAPLDRSYALVYSAERPRAVLLFVPGLLGGAGNFVLLAEHLKALDPSLEVWAWDRRANGLEDRRGFLKEDPLAYYQALEEPDLSPLRAWGLEVHLRDLDLAVEEARKRGPVVLLGHSLGASLATLYAWLHGEKLGGLVLLDGSLGVVQVSREAFLEGQDTPFGRLPGLRALLSGEASPVFGGFLTPKDLALAEAEAYLAARRPEEPVPFGPYRATREARALLRVDDHYSLFPVFSVSVGRAWAREGLSLLGLLQGQLVLTVRGPRDGLIRWRDTREATDPRAFLRAFARPETGFSEWYFPYRLLLEIAGHPYALPDLRPRPLPYPVLALGAGRGLIPEARGFRLEEAFPGTPAEVRILPGLTHLDLLTEREGRTAGEVWEYLRRQGF
- a CDS encoding R2-like ligand-binding oxidase, with amino-acid sequence MRTGFRSVERGLEAGFPMRLYHKAKRLFWDPAALDFTRDREAFQALDPRAQDLLLRLTSLFLGGEEAVTLDLLPLVRAVAGEGRLEEEMYLTTFLLEEAKHVEFFARFLEEVAGAKGGLAHYHGPHYRRIFHELLPEAMGRLEVDRSPKAQVEAALTYNVVVEGVLAETGYQGFFRAVDRLRAQGLDLPATLEGVAHIQRDESRHMAYGLFLIARHLGEDPGLWPAVEARLNLLLPEALGVVQELFAAYTEGMPLEVSAEEFLAYAMGQFAGRMRVLERARSLGAGALEGLVG
- a CDS encoding class I SAM-dependent methyltransferase — encoded protein: MGEGTLCPRCPARYPWRGGFLDLRAHWERPHLRLVNALPPVAWLYDLWRVRSTALLSGGRLTLAEELARLRAWLLPAGPPFLDVGTGTGIYREALGEKALGLDPSPAFLRVARRKRPGAYLLGHGEKLPFRDGAFGGLAIGPTWNEFQDPRRAASEAKRVLRPGGRLFGLLLLGPGPSLGLWRPGEGEIQALLEGVGFRARLERYGQLGLILAEVG
- a CDS encoding DUF4397 domain-containing protein; this encodes MKKVLALLAVLAMGAMALAQGAMVRVAHLSPDAPAVDVLVNGQRAITGLAFKQVTPYISLPATRVRVQVVPAGQDAPVVIDAELDLREGVYYTVAATGFLANIRPQVYTDTLAGFFPRAGFARVRVVHTSPDAPAVDVAVRGGPVLFANLPFPRASTYLSVPAGSYDLEVRAAGTTTVALSLPGVNLESGKIYTVFAVGSLGAGTLSVVTVVDATVLGGTQ